In the genome of Botrytis cinerea B05.10 chromosome 5, complete sequence, one region contains:
- the Bcalo1 gene encoding Bcalo1 has translation MANHPKNILILGGSYAGVSTAHRILKQSAKAGLAIKITLVSPNTHLYWNIAATRAIVPGEITDEKLFSSIATGFKQYTADKFEFVVGTAEGLDVENKTVVVSRDSERSSLNYDILILATGSRPKEESPFKGKGSYQESLDLLHEWQAKVKNASSIYVAGAGATGVETAGELGFAYGSSKEITLIASGPVVLEGTPASVSKTATKQLGNLQVKIKTSTKVSGTAKTPDGKTEITLSNGEKIITDLYIPTMGLTPNSSFIPEKYLNPAGFAIVDQFLRLKGAENVWVVGDVSAVERPQYVNTDKQSTHVAKNIALILKNSEPLGYKVADKNMLAVPVGKKAGTGHMGSMKLPSFVVNMVKGKTLFTEKLTPTVNGSAL, from the exons ATGGCCAACCATCCCAAGAACATTCTCATCCTCGGAGGATCATATGCTGGAGTCAGTACAGCCCATAGAATACTAAAGCAATCAGCCAAAGCTGGACTCGCCATCAAGATCACCTTGGTTTCACCAAACACCCATCTGTATTGGAATATTGCTGCCACACGAGCAATTGTACCTGGCGAAATTACAGATGAGAAACTTTTCTCATCCATAGCTACAGGATTCAAGCAATACACGGCTGATAAATTCGAATTTGTTGTCGGTACCGCTGAGGGATTGGATGTGGAGAACAAAACAGTTGTTGTTTCGCGAGATAGTGAGAGATCAAGTTTGAATTATGATATTCTTATTCTCGCCACAGGCTCAAGACCCAAAGAAGAATCTCCTTTCAAGGGCAAGGGCTCGTATCAAGAGTCACTTGACTTATTACACGAATGGCAAGCTAAGGTCAAGAATGCATCTTCCATCTATgtagctggagctggagcgACAG GTGTCGAAACGGCTGGCGAGTTAGGTTTTGCGTATGGTTCCTCGAAGGAGATCACTCTG ATTGCAAGTGGTCCCGTTGTACTTGAAGGCACTCCAGCAAGTGTCTCCAAAACAGCCACCAAACAACTTGGAAATCTCCAAGTCAAGATCAAAACATCCACCAAGGTTTCCGGCACAGCAAAGACACCTGATGGAAAAACCGAAATCACATTATCGAACGGCGAGAAAATCATTACTGATTTGTACATTCCAACCATGGGCCTCACCCCAAACTCCTCATTTATTCCAGAGAAATATCTCAACCCCGCCGGTTTTGCAATTGTGGATCAgttcttgagattgaaggGCGCTGAGAATGTGTGGGTCGTGGGCGATGTGTCGGCTGTTGAACGTCCACAATATGTGAATACCGACAAACAAAGCACTCATGTCGCGAAGAACATTgcattgatattgaagaactCCGAGCCATTAGGCTACAAGGTCGCAGATAAAA ATATGCTGGCAGTCCCAGTTGGCAAAAAGGCTGGCACAGGTCATATGGGATCAATGAAACTCCCTAGCTTCGTGGTCAATATGGTGAAGGGGAAGACTTTATTTACTGAGAAGTTGACACCTACGGTTAATGGATCTGCACTTTAG